The following proteins are encoded in a genomic region of Thermococcus sp.:
- the purS gene encoding phosphoribosylformylglycinamidine synthase subunit PurS: MKWKVTVIVRLKEGLNDPEGRVIGNALRNLGYAIENLHVPKYFEFELESENPEEEVEGMCRKLLANPLIHSWEYRIEPVS, translated from the coding sequence ATGAAGTGGAAGGTTACCGTCATCGTTCGCCTTAAGGAAGGCCTCAACGACCCCGAGGGGAGGGTCATCGGAAACGCGCTCAGGAACCTTGGGTACGCCATCGAGAATCTCCACGTTCCGAAATACTTCGAGTTTGAGCTGGAGAGTGAGAACCCGGAGGAGGAGGTCGAGGGGATGTGCAGGAAGCTTCTCGCCAACCCTCTGATCCACAGTTGGGAGTACAGAATCGAGCCGGTGAGCTGA